The following coding sequences are from one Acomys russatus chromosome 16, mAcoRus1.1, whole genome shotgun sequence window:
- the Fmnl1 gene encoding formin-like protein 1 isoform X5: MGNAAGSAEQPAGPTASPPKQPAVPKQPMPAAGELEERFTRVLNCMNLPPDKVQLLSQYDNEKKWELICDQERFQVKNPPAAYIQKLKSYLDTGGVSRKVAADWMSNLGFKRRVQESTQVLRELETSLRTNHIGWVQEFLNEENRGLDVLLEYLAFAQCSVAYDMESTDNVASSTEKSKPLEQSVEDLSKAPPSSVPKSRLTIKLTPAHSRKTLRNSRIVSQKDDVHVCIMCLRAIMNYQSGFSLVMNHPACVNEIALSLNNKNPRTKALVLELLAAVCLVRGGHDIILSAFDNFKEVCGEQHRFEKLMEYFRNEDSNIDFMVACMQFINIVVHSVENMNFRVFLQYEFTHLGLDLYLERLRLTESDKLQVQIQAYLDNVFDVGTLLEDTETKNAVLEHMEELQEQVALLTERLRDAENDSMAKIAELEKQLSQARKELETLRERFSESTPLGTSRRIPEPEKMPAPTMVRRPSALELKVEELEEKGLIRILRGPGDVVSIEILPGAVATPSGDDVPAPRVPTDSPSPESVPGAVSPPPPPPPPPPPPPPPLPNLQSQQEAHSSAPPLAPPLPGSAEPPPAPPLPGDLPSPPPPPPLGTNGPVPPPPPPPPGGPPDTLGGQGPEIGPGVKTKKPIQTKFRMPLLNWVALKPSQITGTVFTEINDEKVLQELDMNDFEEQFKTKSQGPSLDISALKGKAAHKAPTKATLIEANRAKNLAITLRKGNLGADRICQAIETYDLQTLSLDFLELLTRFLPTEYERSLIDRFEKEQRPMEELSEEDRFMLRFSRIQRLPERMNTLTFLGNFPDTAQLLMPQLNAIIAASMSIKSSDKLRQILEIVLAFGNYMNSSKRGAAYGFRLQSLDALLEMKSTDRKQTLLHYLVKVIADKYPQLTGFHSDLHFLDKAGSVSLDSVLGDVRSLQRGLELTQREFVRQDDCLVLKEFLRANSPVMDKLLADSKTAQEAYESVVEYFGENPKTTSPSMFFSLFSRFTKAYKKAEQEVEQWKKEAVADTSGREEPPAPKSPPKARRQQMDLISELKRKQQKEPLIYESDRDGAIEDIITDLRNQPYIRADTGRRSARRRPPGPPLQVTADLSL, encoded by the exons aactGTATGAACTTGCCTCCAGACAAGGTCCAGCTGCTGAGCCAATATGACAATGAGAAGAAATGGGAGCTTATCTGTgaccag GAACGGTTTCAAGTCAAGAATCCCCCCGCAGCCTACATCCAAAAGCTGAAGAGCTACCTGGATACTGGCGGGGTCAGCCGAAAGGTAGCAGCCGATTGGATGTCCAACCTGGGG TTTAAGAGGCGAGTTCAGGAGTCTACCCAGGTGCTGCGGGAGCTGGAGACTTCCCTGAGGACAAACCACATTGG GTGGGTGCAGGAGTTCCTTAACGAAGAGAACCGAGGCCTGGATGTCCTGCTTGAGTACCTGGCCTTCGCCCAGTGCTCTGTCGC GTATGACATGGAAAGTACAGACAATGTGGCCTCTAGCACAGAGAAGAGCAAACCCCTGGAACAGTCCGTGGAAGACCTCAGCAAGGCGCCACCCTCGTCTGTGCCCAAAAGTCGCCTGACCATCAA GCTGACCCCCGCCCACAGCAGGAAGACCCTGAGGAACTCCCGAATCGTCAGCCAGAAGGATGATGTCCATGTGTGCATCATGTGCCTCAGAGCCATCATGAACTACCAG TCTGGCTTCAGCCTTGTTATGaaccacccagcctgtgtcaacGAGATCGCTCTGAGCCTTAACAACAAGAACCCCAG aacCAAGGCCCTGGTGCTGGAGCTGCTGGCCGCTGTGTGCCTCGTGCGGGGAGGACATGACATCATTCTTTCAGCGTTTGATAACTTCAAGGAG GTGTGCGGGGAGCAGCACCGATTTGAAAAGCTGATGGAATATTTCCGGAACGAAGACAGCAACATTGACTTCATG GTGGCTTGCATGCAGTTCATCAACATTGTGGTACACTCGGTGGAGAACATGAACTTCCGTGTCTTCTTGCAATATGAGTTCACTCACCTGGGTCTGGACCTGTACTTGGAG AGGCTCCGGCTCACCGAGAGTGACAAGCTGCAGGTGCAGATCCAAGCCTACCTGGACAATGTCTTTGATGTGGGAACCCTGCTGGAGGACACAGAGACTAAGAACGCAGTGCTGGAGCACATGGAAGAGCTGCAGGAGCAGGTGGCACTG CTGACAGAGCGGCTTCGGGACGCAGAGAACGACTCCATGGCCAAGATCGCTGAACTGGAGAAGCAGCTAAGTCAGGCCCGCAAGGAATTGGAGACCCTGAGG GAGCGCTTCAGCGAGTCGACCCCCTTGGGCACTTCCAGACGAATCCCTGAGCCTGAGAAAATGCCTGCCCCAACCATGGTGCGACGACCCTCAGCTCTAGAGCTGAAAGTGGAGGAGCTTGAGGAAAAGGGGTTAATCCGTATCCTGCGGGGGCCGGGGGACGTCGTCTCCATTGAGATCCTCCCAGGCGCTGTGGCGACACCAAGCGGTGACGATGTACCAGCTCCGAGGGTGCCCACTGATTCCCCTAGCCCAG AGTCGGTTCCTGGAGCAGTATCACCACCGCctccgccgccgccaccaccaccaccgccgccaccccCACTACCCAACCTCCAGTCCCAACAGGAAGCCCATTCCTCGGCACCCCCgctggccccgcccctcccagGCTCCGCAGAGCCTCCACCTGCACCACCGTTGCCTGGAGACCTgccgtccccacccccaccacccccacttgGTACTAATGGACCAGTGccgccaccacccccaccacctccggGAGGACCCCCAGATACCCTTGGAGGACAAGGCCCAGAGATCGGCCCAG GGGTGAAGACCAAGAAACCCATCCAGACCAAGTTCCGGATGCCGTTGCTGAACTGGGTGGCACTGAAACCCAGCCAGATCACAGGCACTGTCTTCACTGAGATCAACGATGAAAAGGTGCTGCAG GAGTTAGACATGAATGACTTTGAGGAACAGTTCAAGACCAAATCTCAAGGCCCCAGCCTGGACATCAGCGCCCTAAAGGGAAAGGCAGCCCACAAAGCCCCCACCAAGGCAACTCTCATCGAGGCCAACCGGGCCAAGAATTTGGCCATCACCCTGCGCAAGGGCAATCTAGGGGCAGACAGAATCTGCCAGGCCATTGAGAC GTATGACCTACAGACCCTCAGCCTGGATTTCTTGGAGCTGTTGACCCGCTTCCTGCCCACAGAGTATGAGCGCAGCCTCATAGACCGATTTGAGAAGGAGCAGCGGCCGATGGAGGAGCTGTCCGAGGAGGACCGATTCATGCTGCGCTTCAGCCGCATCCAGAGACTGCCAGAGCGCATGAACACACTCACTTTCCTGGGCAACTTTCCAGACACGGCTCAGCTGCTCATGCCG CAACTGAATGCCATCATCGCAGCCTCAATGTCCATCAAGTCCTCTGACAAGCTTCGTCAGATCCTGGAG atTGTCCTGGCTTTCGGCAACTACATGAACAGTAGTAAGCGTGGGGCCGCCTATGGTTTCCGACTTCAGAGTCTGGATGCG TTGTTAGAGATGAAGTCGACTGACCGAAAACAGACATTGCTGCACTACTTGGTGAAGGTCATTGCTGACAAGTACCCACAGCTCACGGGCTTTCACAGCGACCTGCATTTCTTGGACAAGGCAGGCTCAG TGTCCCTGGACAGTGTCCTGGGGGATGTGCGCTCCTTGCAGCGAGGTCTGGAGTTGACCCAGCGAGAGTTTGTGCGGCAGGATGACTGCCTGGTACTCAAGGAGTTCCTGAGGGCCAACTCTCCCGTCATGGACAAGCTGCTCGCAGACAGCAAGACAGCTCAG GAGGCTTATGAGTCTGTGGTGGAGTACTTTGGAGAAAATCCCAAGACCACATCCCCCTCcatgtttttttccctcttcagcCGCTTCACCAAGGCCTATAAG AAAGCGGAACAAGAGGTGGAAcagtggaagaaggaagcagtTGCAGACACCTCAGGCAGGGAAGAGCCTCCGGCACCCAAG TCTCCACCCAAGGCCAGGCGGCAACAGATGGACCTCATCTCTGAGCTGAAACGGAAGCAGCAGAAAGAACCGCTCATCTACGAGAGTGACCGGGATGGGGCCATCGAAGACATCATCACAG ATCTTCGGAACCAGCCCTACATCCGTGCAGACACTGGACGTCGAAGTGCTCGCCGGCGCCCCCCGGGACCCCCACTGCAGGTCACTGCTGACCTCTCCCTGTAG